A genomic region of Arachis stenosperma cultivar V10309 chromosome 9, arast.V10309.gnm1.PFL2, whole genome shotgun sequence contains the following coding sequences:
- the LOC130951675 gene encoding vesicle-associated membrane protein 727, with the protein MSQRGLIYSFVAKGTVVLAEHTQYTGNFSTIAVQCLQKLPSNSSKYTYSCDGHTFNFLIDNGFVFLIVADESVGRSVPFVFLERVKDDFVKRYGASITNDGAHPLADDDEDDDLFEDRFSIAYNLDREFGPALKEHMQYCLTHPEEISKLSKLKAQITEVKGIMMDNIEKVLDRGEKIELLVDKTENLQFQADSFQRQGRQLRRKMWLQNLQMKLMVGGGILILIIVLWVIACGGFKC; encoded by the exons ATGAGTCAGAGAGGTTTAATATATAGCTTTGTTGCCAAAGGAACTGTTGTCTTAGCAGAACACACGCAATATACTGGAAATTTCAGCACCATTGCTGTTCAGTGCTTGCAGAAGCTGCCTTCAAATAGCAGCAAATACACATATTCATGTGATGGTCACACGTTTAACTTCCTCATAGACAATGGATTCG TTTTCCTTATTGTCGCAGATGAATCGGTTGGAAGGAGTGTTCCTTTTGTATTTCTTGAACGGGTGAAGGATGATTTTGTGAAGCGATATGGTGCGAGCATTACGAATGACGGTGCGCATCCACTTGCTGATGACGATGAAGATGATGACTTATTCGAAGACAGATTTAGCATCGCCTATAATCTAGATCGTGAATTTGG ACCAGCGCTTAAGGAGCATATGCAGTATTGCTTGACCCACCCGGAAGAAATAAGTAAACTATCGAAATTGAAGGCTCAGATAACCGAGGTCAAGGGAATAATGATGGATAACATTGAGAAG GTTTTGGATCGTGGAGAGAAGATTGAACTTCTGGTTGACAAAACAGAAAACTTGCAATTCCAG GCCGACAGCTTTCAGAGGCAGGGGAGGCAGCTAAGAAGGAAGATGTGGCTGCAGAATCTCCAGATGAAGCTGATGGTGGGAGGAGGAATCCTTATCTTAATCATAGTATTGTGGGTTATTGCTTGTGGTGGTTTCAAGTGTTGA
- the LOC130951432 gene encoding uncharacterized protein At2g27730, mitochondrial isoform X2 translates to MSMNMRSVLLTRGFVTRFMDSTSRGAFSRFYSDKGRVLSEEEQAKENVYIQKWERERLEKQKQQAEKEKAEKDKNASDKKPEGSHKG, encoded by the exons ATGTCAATGAACATGAGATCGGTGCTTCTCACTCGGGGATTCGTGACTCGCTTCATGGACTCAACATCTCGCGGTGCTTTCTCTCGTTTTTACAGCGACAAAGGTAGGGTTCTCAGCGAAGAGGAGCAGGCCAAAGAGAACGTCTACATCCAG AAatgggagagagagaggttgGAGAAACAGAAGCAGCAAGCTGAGAAGGAAAAGGCTGAGAAGGACAAAAACGCTTCTGACAAG AAACCTGAAGGATCTCACAAGGGATGA
- the LOC130947440 gene encoding uncharacterized protein At2g38710: protein MVSANKEMVVYCFDTLVAHYNSDDAPPPAFDEGQHPLFVTWKKVVNGGEPRLRGCIGSLEARGLINGFKDYALNSALRDRRFPPIQAKELPTLECTVSILTDYENANDYLDWEVGTHGIIIEFTDPDYNTRRSATYLPEVAAHEGWTKLEAIDSLIRKAGYNGVITESLRKRLQLTKYQSTLFTMHYSEYVAYVKQARGEAPSILGAKLRN, encoded by the exons ATGGTGTCTGCCAACAAGGAGATGGTTGTGTACTGCTTTGACACCCTCGTCGCTCACTACAACAGTGACGATGCTCCTCCTCCTGCCTTCGACGAGGGTCAACA CCCATTATTTGTTACATGGAAGAAAGTAGTAAATGGCGGCGAGCCTCGACTTCGGGGATGTATTGGTTCTCTAGAAGCACGTGGCTTAATCAATGGCTTCAAAGATTATGCCCTCAACAG CGCTCTCAGAGACCGCAGATTTCCACCCATACAGGCAAAAGAGCTTCCTACTTTGGAGTGTACAGTATCTATTCTTACTGATTATGAAAATGCTAACGACTACCTTGATTGGGAG GTAGGGACACATGgtataattattgaatttacTGATCCTGACTACAACACAAGGCGAAGTGCCACATACCTGCCTGAAGTGGCTGCCCATGAAG GTTGGACTAAATTAGAGGCCATTGATTCCTTGATACGCAAAGCCGGCTACAATGGTGTAATCACGGAGTCACTCAGGAAGCGTTTACAGCTGACCAAATACCAAAGTACCTTATTTACAATGCACTACAGTGAATATGTTGCCTATGTGAAGCAGGCAAGAGGTGAAGCTCCTTCTATTCTTGGAGCCAAGTTACGCAACTAG
- the LOC130950819 gene encoding coatomer subunit delta-like, producing the protein MVVLAASIVGKSGKVLVSRQFVDMSRIRIEGLLAAFPKLIGTGKQHTYVETENVRYVYQPIEALYLLLVTNKQSNILEDLETLRLLSKLVPEYSYSLDEEGICKNAFELIFAFDEVISLGHKENVTVAQVKQYCEMESHEEKLHKLVMQSKINETKDVMKRKASEIDKSKIEKNRGDKGGFGPLQSMGSGRIESGFNDLSISSSGTGFGSGSGFGMTTDIDSFSTKSKGRPTSAATAPPKGLGMKLGKSQRTNQFLESLKAEGEVIVEDVQPKVGPSRAAAAPLTDPITLTVEEKLNVTLKRDGGVSNFDVQGTLSLQILNQEDAHIQVQVQTGENQAISFKTHPNMNKDLFANENILGLKDPNRPFPTGQGSEAGVGLLKWRMQSTDESMVPLTINCWPSSSGNETYVSIEYEASSMFELRNVVVSVPLPALREAPTVNQIDGEWRYDSRNSILEWSILLIDNSNRSGSMEFVVPQADSSAFFPISVRFMATDTFSDLKVANIIPLKGGNQPKYAQRTQLITENYQVV; encoded by the exons ATG GTTGTACTTGCTGCATCCATTGTGGGCAAATCTGGTAAAG TTCTGGTTTCTAGGCAGTTTGTCGATATGTCTCGTATAAGGATTGAGGGCCTTCTGGCAGCTTTTCCGAAATTGATTGGCACTGGAAAACAGCACACTTATGTTGAGACCGAGAATGTGCGCTATGTTTACCAGCCAATAGAAGCACTCTATCTACTTCTTGTGACAAACAAACAAAGCAACATACTGGAAGATTTAGAAACTCTGAGACTTCTCTCCAAACTT GTGCCTGAGTATTCTTATTCCCTCGATGAGGAAGGTATTTGCAAAAATGCATTTGAGCTGATTTTTGCCTTtgatgaagtcatctctcttgGCCACAAGGAGAATGTCACTGTTGCACAAGTTAAGCAATACTGTGAGATGGAGAGTCACGAAGAGAAACTACACAAGCTGGTTATGCAGAGCAAGATTAATGAAACAAAGGATGTTATGAAGCGTAAAGCTAGTGAGATTGATAAGAGCAAG ATTGAAAAGAACAGAGGTGATAAAGGTGGATTTGGCCCATTACAGTCTATGGGCTCGGGAAGAATTGAAAGTGGCTTTAATGATTTGAGCATATCTAGCAGTGGAACTGGTTTTGGAAGTGGCTCAGGTTTTGGAATGACTACTGACATTGATTCCTTTTCTACAAAGTCTAAAG GCCGTCCAACTTCGGCTGCCACTGCTCCTCCCAAGGGTCTTGGAATGAAGCTTGGTAAATCACAAAGGACAAATCAATTTTTAGAATCATTGAAAGCAGAAGGTGAGGTCATTGTTGAAGATGTTCAGCCAAAAGTTGGTCCGTCTCGGGCAGCTGCCGCACCACTTACTGATCCCATCACACTAACTGTTGAGGAGAAACTAAACGTGACTCTAAAACGAGATGGTGGAGTAAGTAATTTTGATGTTCAAGGAACATTATCGCTTCAAATTCTTAACCAAGAGGATGCACATATTCAAGTTCAG GTCCAAACTGGTGAAAATCAAGCCATCTCCTTCAAGACACATCCTAACATGAACAAAGATTTATTTGCCAATGAAAATATCCTAGGGTTAAAAGATCCCAATAGGCCTTTCCCCACTGGTCAAGGCAGTGAAGCTGGTGTTGGCCTCCTAAAGTGGAGAATGCAAAGCACTGATGAATCAATGGTGCCTCTGACAA TAAACTGCTGGCCCTCATCTTCTGGAAATGAAACTTACGTCAGCATTGAATACGAAGCTTCATCAATGTTTGAGCTGCGGAACGTAGTGGTCTCGGTACCTCTACCTGCACTTAGAGAAGCACCAACTGTTAACCAGATTGATGGTGAATGGAG GTATGACTCTAGGAATTCTATTTTGGAGTGGTCTATCCTTCTGATTGATAATTCAAACCGCAG TGGGTCAATGGAGTTTGTTGTTCCCCAAGCAGACTCATCAGCATTCTTTCCCATTTCAGTCCGTTTTATGGCAACCGACACATTTAGTGACCTGAAG GTTGCTAACATCATACCACTTAAGGGGGGCAATCAACCCAAATATGCTCAGAGAACGCAGTTGATCACAGAAAACTACCAAGTTGTGTGA
- the LOC130951010 gene encoding omega-6 fatty acid desaturase, endoplasmic reticulum isozyme 1, translating to MGAGGRVTKIEAQKKPLSRVPHSNPPFSVGQLKKAIPPHCFERSLFISFSYVVYDLLVAYLLFYIATTYFHKLPYPFSFLAWPIYWAIQGCILTGVWVIAHECGHHAFSKYQLVDDMVGLTLHSCLLVPYFSWKISHRRHHSNTGSLDRDEVFVPKPKSKVSWYNKYMNNPPGRAISLFITLTLGWPLYLAFNVSGRPYDRFASHYDPYAPIYSNRERLLIYVSDSSVFAVTYLLYHIATLKGLGWVVCVYGVPLLIVNGFLVTITYLQHTHASLPHYDSSEWDWLRGALATVDRDYGILNKAFHHITDTHVAHHLFSTMPHYHAMEATNAIKPILGDYYQFDGTPFYKALWREAKECLYVEPDDGASKKGVYWYKNKF from the coding sequence ATGGGAGCTGGAGGGCGTGTCACTAAGATTGAAGCTCAAAAGAAGCCTCTTTCAAGGGTTCCACATTCAAACCCTCCATTCAGTGTTGGCCAACTCAAGAAAGCAATTCCACCACATTGCTTTGAACGTTCTCTTTTCATATCATTCTCCTATGTTGTCTATGATCTCTTAGTGGCCTACTTACTCTTCTACATTGCCACCACTTATTTCCACAAGCTTCCATACCCATTTTCCTTCCTTGCTTGGCCAATCTATTGGGCCATCCAAGGCTGCATTCTCACCGGTGTTTGGGTGATTGCTCATGAGTGTGGCCACCATGCCTTCAGCAAGTACCAACTTGTTGATGACATGGTTGGTTTGACCCTTCACTCATGTCTATTAGTTCCTTATTTCTCATGGAAAATCAGCCACCGCCGCCACCACTCCAACACCGGTTCCCTCGACCGCGACGAAGTGTTTGTCCCGAAACCAAAATCAAAGGTATCATGGTATAACAAGTACATGAACAATCCACCAGGGAGGGCTATTTCCCTTTTCATCACACTCACACTAGGATGGCCCTTGTACTTGGCCTTCAATGTTTCTGGCAGACCCTATGATAGATTTGCAAGCCACTATGACCCTTATGCTCCCATATACTCTAACAGGGAAAGGCTTCTAATTTATGTCTCAGATTCATCTGTCTTTGCTGTAACATATCTGCTATATCACATAGCAACTCTGAAAGGTTTGGGTTGGGTGGTATGTGTTTATGGGGTGCCATTGCTCATTGTGAATGGGTTTCTAGTTACCATAACCTATTTGCAGCACACACATGCATCATTGCCTCACTATGATTCATCCGAATGGGACTGGTTAAGAGGAGCATTGGCAACAGTGGACAGAGATTATGGGATACTGAATAAGGCATTTCATCATATAACTGATACGCATGTGGCTCATCATTTGTTCTCAACAATGCCACATTACCATGCAATGGAAGCAACCAATGCAATAAAGCCAATATTGGGTGATTACTACCAATTTGATGGCACCCCATTTTACAAAGCATTGTGGAGAGAAGCCAAAGAGTGCCTCTATGTGGAGCCAGATGATGGAGCTTCTAAGAAGGGTGTTTATTGGTACAAGAACAAGTTCTGA
- the LOC130951432 gene encoding uncharacterized protein LOC130951432 isoform X1, which translates to MSMNMRSVLLTRGFVTRFMDSTSRGAFSRFYSDKGRVLSEEEQAKENVYIQKWERERLEKQKQQAEKEKAEKDKNASDKDSSKSESITIPITTITE; encoded by the exons ATGTCAATGAACATGAGATCGGTGCTTCTCACTCGGGGATTCGTGACTCGCTTCATGGACTCAACATCTCGCGGTGCTTTCTCTCGTTTTTACAGCGACAAAGGTAGGGTTCTCAGCGAAGAGGAGCAGGCCAAAGAGAACGTCTACATCCAG AAatgggagagagagaggttgGAGAAACAGAAGCAGCAAGCTGAGAAGGAAAAGGCTGAGAAGGACAAAAACGCTTCTGACAAG GATTCAAGTAAATCGGAATCTATTACCATTCCTATTACAACTATTACAGAATGA